The Odocoileus virginianus isolate 20LAN1187 ecotype Illinois chromosome 3, Ovbor_1.2, whole genome shotgun sequence genome includes a window with the following:
- the TIMM29 gene encoding mitochondrial import inner membrane translocase subunit Tim29: MAAAALKRFWSRSRREAGDAAAAKPGVWARLGAWARSLLQDYAEACKDAAEAARDRPGRAAVYLGLLGGAAACCSLAPSEAAFEEALLEASGTLLLLAPATRNRDSEAFVQRLLWLRGRGCLRHVSLGLCSLVYEAPFDAQASLYQARCRYLQPRWTDFPDRILDVGFVGRWWVLGARMRDCDINDDEFLHLPAHLRIVGPHQLHSEANERLFEEKYKPVVLTDDQVDQALWEDQVLQKEKKDQLALSQADSLLPSEVAR, translated from the exons ATGGCGGCTGCCGCTTTGAAGAGATTTTGGTCCCGAAGCCGTAGAGAGGCGGGTGACGCTGCAGCCGCAAAGCCCGGCGTGTGGGCGCGGTTGG GCGCTTGGGCCCGCTCGCTGCTCCAAGATTACGCCGAGGCGTGCAAGGACGCAGCGGAGGCGGCGCGGGACCGGCCCGGGAGGGCGGCCGTGTACTTGGGGCTGCTGGGTGGCGCGGCGGCCTGTTGCTCCCTGGCACCGAGCGAGGCAGCCTTCGAGGAGGCGCTGCTCGAAGCGTCGGGGACCCTCCTGCTGCTGGCGCCCGCCACTCGCAACCGCGACTCGGAGGCGTTCGTGCAGCGGCTCCTCTGGCTGCGGGGTCGCGGCTGCCTGCGCCACGTGAGCCTGGGCCTCTGCTCGCTGGTGTACGAGGCACCCTTCGACGCCCAGGCCAGCCTCTACCAGGCTCGCTGTCGCTACCTGCAGCCCCGCTGGACCGACTTCCCGGACCGGATTCTGGATGTGGGCTTCGTGGGCCGCTGGTGGGTGCTGGGGGCCCGGATGCGCGACTGCGACATCAACGATGACGAGTTCCTGCACCTGCCGGCTCACCTGCGCATCGTCGGGCCCCACCAGCTGCACTCGGAGGCCAATGAGCGGCTCTTCGAAGAGAAGTACAAGCCCGTGGTGCTCACCGACGACCAGGTGGACCAGGCGCTGTGGGAGGACCAGGTcttgcagaaggagaagaaggaccAGCTCGCCCTGAGCCAGGCTGACTCTCTGCTGCCGTCGGAGGTCGCGAGATGA